From the Halanaerobiales bacterium genome, one window contains:
- the tig gene encoding trigger factor, whose amino-acid sequence MEVVKKDLEDNKVELKVEIEPERVNDALEQAYKKVVKDVEIPGFRKGKVPRKILEAQYGKEILHKDALDILIPEGYRDAVEEADIEPIDQPEIDDYYIAEDEPATFSATVEVKPKVELGEYTGLGVEKEEIEVTDEDIEERIEHTRDQHSQLQSVDRDTVEDGDFAIIDFEGKIDGEPFEGGSGEEYSLEIGSNTFIPGFEEKLIGAKVGEKTDVEVTFPEDYNAEDLAGEDAIFTVEVKEIKEKQKPELDDDFAKEASDFETMEEWRESIREEIKEQKEQQTEQEYENELLDKISENCETNIPDKMVDDELDKMFQNLSQSISGQGLEVDEYLNYMGMDEESWREDNRETAAKRVKNNLILEAIAEEEEIEVKDEKVDEEIEKIAEENDQDLEQIKALMQMQGQMDGLKESLTMEKTLDFLKENN is encoded by the coding sequence ATGGAAGTTGTAAAAAAAGATTTGGAAGACAATAAGGTAGAATTAAAGGTTGAAATCGAACCTGAAAGAGTTAATGATGCACTTGAACAGGCATATAAAAAAGTAGTAAAAGATGTTGAAATTCCTGGTTTCAGAAAGGGTAAAGTGCCTCGTAAGATTTTGGAAGCTCAGTATGGAAAAGAAATTCTTCACAAAGATGCTTTAGATATTCTGATTCCAGAAGGATATAGAGATGCTGTTGAAGAAGCGGATATAGAACCAATAGATCAACCTGAAATTGACGATTATTATATTGCTGAAGATGAACCTGCAACTTTTTCAGCTACAGTAGAAGTTAAACCAAAAGTAGAACTTGGTGAATATACTGGACTTGGTGTTGAAAAAGAAGAAATTGAAGTAACTGATGAAGATATCGAAGAAAGAATTGAACATACAAGAGATCAGCATAGTCAATTGCAAAGTGTAGACCGTGATACTGTCGAAGATGGAGATTTTGCTATTATAGATTTTGAAGGTAAAATAGATGGTGAACCTTTTGAAGGTGGTAGTGGTGAAGAATATAGTCTTGAAATTGGTTCTAATACATTTATTCCTGGTTTTGAAGAAAAATTAATTGGAGCAAAAGTTGGGGAAAAGACAGATGTAGAAGTAACATTCCCTGAAGATTATAATGCAGAAGATTTAGCAGGTGAAGATGCCATTTTTACTGTTGAAGTAAAGGAGATTAAAGAAAAGCAAAAACCAGAACTAGATGATGATTTTGCAAAAGAAGCAAGTGATTTTGAGACAATGGAAGAATGGCGAGAAAGTATAAGAGAAGAAATCAAAGAACAAAAAGAACAACAAACTGAACAGGAATATGAAAATGAATTATTAGATAAAATCAGTGAAAACTGTGAAACAAATATACCTGATAAGATGGTTGATGATGAATTAGATAAAATGTTCCAGAACTTAAGTCAAAGCATTTCCGGTCAGGGACTTGAAGTTGATGAATATTTAAATTATATGGGAATGGATGAAGAAAGCTGGAGAGAAGATAATAGAGAAACAGCTGCTAAAAGAGTTAAAAACAATTTAATACTTGAAGCAATAGCTGAAGAAGAAGAAATTGAAGTAAAAGATGAAAAAGTTGATGAAGAAATTGAAAAAATTGCAGAAGAAAATGATCAGGATTTAGAACAAATAAAAGCACTTATGCAAATGCAGGGACAAATGGATGGGCTAAAAGAAAGTCTTACTATGGAAAAAACATTAGATTTTTTAAAGGAAAACAACTAA